The proteins below come from a single Zea mays cultivar B73 chromosome 8, Zm-B73-REFERENCE-NAM-5.0, whole genome shotgun sequence genomic window:
- the LOC100280675 gene encoding 60S ribosomal protein L37a isoform 2 (isoform 2 is encoded by transcript variant 2), which produces MTKRTKKAGIVGKYGTRYGASLRKQIKKMEVSQHSKYFCEFCGKFAVKRKAVGIWGCKDCGKVKAGGAYTMNTASAVTVRSTIRRLREQTEA; this is translated from the exons ATG ACGAAACGCACCAAGAAGGCAGGAATCGTTGGCAAATATG GTACCAGGTATGGTGCCAGTTTACGTAAACAGATCAAGAAGATGGAGGTCTCGCAGCACTCCAAATACTTCTGTGAGTTCTGTGGCAAG TTTGCCGTGAAGAGGAAAGCAGTTGGTATCTGGGGATGCAAGGACTGTGGGAAGGTTAAGGCCGGTGGCGCCTACACAATGAA CACTGCTAGTGCGGTCACTGTGAGAAGCACAATCCGGCGCCTGCGGGAGCAGACCGAAGCATGA
- the LOC100280675 gene encoding 60S ribosomal protein L37a isoform X1: protein MILQTKRTKKAGIVGKYGTRYGASLRKQIKKMEVSQHSKYFCEFCGKFAVKRKAVGIWGCKDCGKVKAGGAYTMNTASAVTVRSTIRRLREQTEA from the exons ATGATTTTGCAGACGAAACGCACCAAGAAGGCAGGAATCGTTGGCAAATATG GTACCAGGTATGGTGCCAGTTTACGTAAACAGATCAAGAAGATGGAGGTCTCGCAGCACTCCAAATACTTCTGTGAGTTCTGTGGCAAG TTTGCCGTGAAGAGGAAAGCAGTTGGTATCTGGGGATGCAAGGACTGTGGGAAGGTTAAGGCCGGTGGCGCCTACACAATGAA CACTGCTAGTGCGGTCACTGTGAGAAGCACAATCCGGCGCCTGCGGGAGCAGACCGAAGCATGA
- the LOC100304289 gene encoding Aspartic proteinase NANA, chloroplast precursor: MASRGHLLLLALLVLAAAAAAASGGGRQHQQRQRGGRKPKPARPRLDLVPAAPGASLGERARDDARRHAYIRSQLASRRRRAADVGASAFAMPLSSGAYTGTGQYFVRFRVGTPAQPFVLVADTGSDLTWVKCRGAAGPPASDPPAREFRASESRSWAPLACSSDTCTSYVPFSLANCSSPASPCAYDYRYKDGSAARGVVGTDAATIALSGSGSEDGSGGGGRRAKLQGVVLGCTATYDGQSFQSSDGVLSLGNSNISFASRAAARFGGRFSYCLVDHLAPRNASSYLTFGPGPEGGGAPAARTPLVLDRRVSPFYAVAVDAVYVAGEALDIPADVWDVGRGGGAILDSGTSLTVLATPAYRAVVAALGGRLAALPRVAMDPFEYCYNWTAGAPEIPKLEVSFAGSARLEPPAKSYVIDAAPGVKCIGVQEGAWPGVSVIGNILQQEHLWEFDLRDRWLRFKHTRCAL, encoded by the exons ATGGCGTCGCGCGGCCACCTGCTGCTACTAGCGCTGCTCGTGCTGGccgcggcggcagcggcagcgtcGGGCGGCGGGCGACAGCACCAGCAGCGGCAGCGCGGCGGGAGGAAGCCGAAGCCGGCGCGGCCGCGGCTGGACCTCGTCCCCGCCGCGCCGGGCGCGTCCCTGGGCGAGCGCGCGAGGGACGACGCGCGCCGCCACGCGTACATCCGGTCGCAGCTGGCGTCCCGCCGGCGCCGCGCCGCCGACGTGGGCGCGTCCGCCTTCGCCATGCCGCTCTCGTCGGGGGCCTACACCGGCACGGGCCAGTACTTCGTGCGCTTCCGCGTGGGCACCCCCGCGCAGCCGTTCGTGCTGGTGGCGGACACCGGCAGCGACCTCACCTGGGTCAAGTGCCGCGGCGCTGCTGGACCACCGGCTTCGGACCCGCCGGCGCGCGAGTTCCGCGCCTCCGAGTCCAGGTCGTGGGCGCCCCTCGCGTGCTCCTCCGACACCTGCACCTCCTACGTGCCCTTCTCTCTCGCCAACTGCTCGTCGCCGGCTAGTCCCTGCGCCTACGACTACCG GTACAAGGACGGCTCCGCGGCGCGCGGCGTGGTGGGCACCGACGCGGCCACCATCGCGCTGTCGGGGAGCGGGAGCGAggacggcagcggcggcggcggcaggcgcGCGAAGCTGCAGGGCGTGGTTCTGGGCTGCACCGCCACGTACGACGGGCAGAGCTTCCAGTCCTCGGACGGGGTGCTGAGCCTGGGCAACAGCAACATCTCGTTCGCgtcccgcgccgccgcgcgcttCGGGGGCCGCTTCTCCTACTGCCTCGTGGACCACCTGGCCCCGCGCAACGCCAGCAGCTACCTCACCTTCGGCCCGGGGCCCGAGGGCGGCGGCGCCCCCGCCGCGCGGACGCCGCTGGTGCTCGACCGCCGGGTGAGCCCGTTCTACGCCGTGGCGGTGGACGCCGTGTACGTGGCCGGCGAGGCGCTCGACATCCCCGCGGACGTGTGGGACGTGGGCCGGGGCGGCGGCGCGATCCTCGACTCCGGGACCAGCCTCACCGTCCTCGCCACCCCGGCGTACCGGGCCGTGGTCGCCGCGCTCGGCGGGCGCCTCGCCGCGCTGCCCAGGGTCGCCATGGACCCGTTCGAGTACTGCTACAACTGGACCGCCGGCGCGCCGGAGATCCCCAAGCTGGAGGTAAGCTTCGCCGGGTCGGCGCGGCTGGAGCCCCCCGCCAAGAGCTACGTCATCGACGCGGCGCCAGGGGTGAAGTGCATCGGCGTGCAGGAGGGCGCGTGGCCAGGGGTGTCGGTCATCGGCAACATCCTGCAGCAGGAGCACCTCTGGGAGTTCGACCTCAGGGACCGCTGGCTCCGGTTCAAGCACACGCGCTGCGCCCTATGA
- the LOC118473103 gene encoding uncharacterized protein, with the protein MSRWDTIKTQCSTFAGYMMAVLRQNPSGLSDADKTSLAASRFAAIEKKPFHFLHCWAILKDQPKWMDNHMGQQHQQGNANPTHSNTVDLDAEESVPSSFTSKRPLGRDSSKEKAKRTKSVDTSSSDSEFMTRMGDLSLERLSVYKTAVTTEEKKLDSMNRNERQKLLLEKKKLNLEKLRLERQKLKEDKEEEIMILSMDLSKCNPLLRQYYEAKQQEILARVTGSTSSGQ; encoded by the exons atgAGTAGATGGGATACTATCAAAACACAGTGTTCCACTTTTGCTGGATACATGATGGCAGTCCTCCGACAGAATCCTAGTGGACTCAGTGACGCAGACAAG acaTCACTGGCAGCTTCTAGGTTTGCAGCAATTGAGAAGAAGCCTTTCCACTTTTTACACTGTTGGGCCATTCTTAAGGACCAACCAAAATGGATGGACAACCACATGGGTCAACAACACCAGCAAGGCAACGCTAATCCAACACATTCTAACACTGTCGATTTGGATGCAGAAGAATCTGTACCATCAAGCTTCACATCGAAGAGGCCCCTTGGTCGAGATTCTTCGAAGGAAAAGGCAAAGAGGACTAAATCTGTGGACACATCTTCATCAGATTCTGAGTTTATGACACGCATGGGTGATCTTTCTTTGGAGCGCCTGTCAGTGTACAAAACAGCTGTTACAACTGAGGAAAAGAAGTTGGATTCAATGAACAGAAATGAGAGGCAGAAATTGCTTCTTGAAAAGAAGAAGTTGAACCTAGAGAAATTAAGGCTTGAAAGGCAGAAATTAAAGGAGGACAAGGAAGAGGAGATAATGATCTTAAGCATGGATTTGAGCAAATGTaaccctctcctccgccagtactatgaagccaagcaacaagagataCTGGCAAGGGTTACTGGGTCTACTTCATCTGGCCAGTGA
- the LOC103636985 gene encoding uncharacterized protein, with translation MNPYLENNFLVRLMEEMEEEEEELQLARHMVNRRRRARNERRHGGSIPGRVRIHRDHMSGDARIRADYFGANPVYTDAQFRRRFRMRRHVFERLVDVVQQVDPYFIQRPNCAGEIGLSALQKVVAAVRILAYGIPADAVDEYVRIGESTAHEALKHFCTAVQTAFAPYYLRAPNAEDIARLLQVGESRGFPGMLGSVDCMHWEWRNCPSSWKGMFTGRGKHPTMILEAVASYDLWIWHAYFGLPGSCNDINVLHHSNLFERHLSGDTPPVSFTVNGHTYNMGYYLADGIYPDWPAFVKTIRNPYDVRTQHFATIQESARKDIERAFGVLQKRWGVVCGPAYGWSPEHIGDIMKTCIILHNMIVEDEGPLSLNTTFENIGVLADTTQGSMEERNDFVNQRYNQLKDRNKYTQLQVDLIHHHWARHGSGVA, from the exons ATGAATCCCTACTTAGAAAACAATTTTCTTGTGCGCTTGATGGAAGAaatggaagaggaagaagaagagttgcAGTTGGCGAGGCACATGGTCAATAGGAGGCGACGTGCACGCAATGAGCGTCGTCATGGTGGTTCGATTCCAGGGCGTGTTAGGATTCATCGTGATCACATGAGCGGCGATGCAAGAATCCGAGCGGACTACTTTGGAGCCAACCCGGTGTACACGGATGCTCAATTTCGTAGGAG GTTCCGCATGCGTCGCCATGTCTTTGAGCGCCTTGTTGATGTTGTGCAACAAGTGGATCCTTATTTTATTCAGCGTCCAAATTGTGCGGGTGAGATTGGTCTTTCTGCTctacagaaagttgttgctgctGTTCGAATCCTTGCTTACGGTATTCCAGCTGATGCCGTTGACGAATACGTACGTATTGGGGAATCTACTGCTCATGAGGCATTGAAACACTTTTGCACGGCCGTCCAAACCGCGTTTGCTCCATATTATCTCCGTGCACCAAATGCAGAAGATATCGCACGCCTTCTCCAAGTTGGCGAGTCACGTGGGTTTCCTGGTATGCttggtagtgttgattgcatgcattgggagtggcgtaACTGCCCAAGTTCATGGAAGGGGATGTTTACAGGGCGTGGTAAACATCCTACCATGATCTTGGAAGCTGTTGCGTCGTATGACCTGTGGATATGGCATGCATATTTTGGTCTGCCAGGTAGTTGCAACGACATAAATGTTCTTCACCATTCAAACCTTTTCGAAAGGCATCTGAGCGGTGACACACCTCCAGTTTCATTCACTGTTAATGGTCACACGTACAATATGGGATATTACCTAGCAGACGGGATTTACCCTGACTGGCCCGCATTTGTCAAGACAATCCGTAACCCCTACGACGTTAGAACCCAACACTTTGCAACAATTCAAGAGTCTGCTCGAAAAGATATAGAACGAGCTTTTGGTGTACTCCAGAAGAGATGGGGTGTGGTCTGTGGACCTGCATACGGTTGGAGTCCTGAACACATTGGGGACATCATGAAAACATGCATAATATTGCACAACATGATAGTAGAAGACGAAGGTCCATTGTCTTTGAACACAACCTTTGAAAACATCGGAGTGCTGGCAGACACAACTCAAGGTTCAATGGAAGAGCGCAACGACTTCGTCAATCAAAGGTACAACCAACTGAAAGACCGCAACAAATATACTCAGCTTCAGGTAGATCTGATACACCATCATTGGGCGCGACATGGATCCGGCGTTGCATAG